One genomic window of Deltaproteobacteria bacterium includes the following:
- a CDS encoding DnaJ domain-containing protein, with protein sequence MPEKDYYKTLGVDKKASDAEIKKVYRKLAMKYHPDRNKGDKKAEEKFKELSEAYAVLSDKEKRKQYDTVGSAGF encoded by the coding sequence ATGCCCGAAAAAGATTATTATAAAACCCTTGGTGTGGACAAGAAGGCTTCCGATGCTGAAATAAAAAAGGTTTATCGGAAGCTGGCCATGAAGTACCATCCGGACAGGAATAAAGGGGACAAAAAGGCGGAAGAAAAGTTTAAAGAACTGAGTGAAGCCTACGCGGTATTGAGCGACAAGGAAAAGAGAAAACAATACGACACGGTTGGGTCCGCTGGATTT
- a CDS encoding DEAD/DEAH box helicase, whose translation MICYHQRIPAQPSRWGRPAAPFPELIRNALSEKGIPRLYSHQVEALERIRNGEQVIISTPTASGKSLIYVLSSLFNLIQDPAAKALLLFPIKALEQDQRKILEEWAPGLPFTGKTLSAIYDGDTPVSQRKKIRQAPPPILISNPDMLHMGILSYHEQWKEFFQNLKLVVLDEAHVYKGILGSHLVQVIRRLRRICHLYQSAPQFILCSATIADPGLFSESLTGLSFQVVQESGFPSPAKHFLFLNPDISPAVVGARLFTYCLSKGKKTILFTQGRRVTELIHMWVEQMAPGYKGKISSYRAGFLPGERRIIEQRLASGELLGVISTSALEMGIDIGSLDVCLLVGYPGSVINTWQRGGRVGRSQRESAIVLIAQPDALDQYFIRHPEDFFDRSFETAVVDPDNSPILKAHLTCAAAEIPLSQEDLFYKPSLYPQEVRDLEKEGRLLLTAAGEEWVSAKKHPHREVNIRSVGEAFTILTGKKGEVVGTLDGLRAFRECHPGAVYLHRAESYQVEQLDIADRNVYVTRKEVNYYTRIVAQKETEIIQKERVRPVGNFLVNFGKVLVTETFTGYEKRAIHGQELLGVYPLELPPQTFETEGLWIEIEEVVQNQLKDQGFHVMGGLHALEHGAISIFPLYALCDRGDIGGICYPHHPQVGKGAIFIYDGYPGGVGLAKRGFEIIEGLLEKTLHLISECPCEQGCPSCIHSPQCGSGNKPLDKQGALYLSQLLLGKIPLKISQGHPLPIGEMAKDLAFRKTVIRKTRIGFFDLETQRLAEEVGGWGNKHLMRVSVGVVYDSQDDCFHPYREKDIIPLLAHLKQFDLLVGFNIKSFDYGVLRGYSSFNFDSLPTLDLLEDVFSCLGFRLSLDHLAHKTLGVQKSGNGLQAVQWFREGCWEPLTHYCQKDVEITKSLFEFGQKKGHVLFENKAGQRLRCPVDWSVDRIKKLLKEIERSQKC comes from the coding sequence ATGATCTGTTATCATCAAAGAATACCGGCCCAACCTTCGCGCTGGGGCCGGCCGGCCGCCCCCTTTCCGGAATTGATCCGGAATGCCCTGTCCGAAAAAGGGATTCCCCGGTTGTATTCGCACCAGGTCGAGGCTCTGGAGAGGATCCGGAATGGGGAGCAGGTCATTATCTCCACACCCACAGCCAGCGGTAAGTCCTTAATCTATGTTTTGTCCAGTTTGTTCAACCTGATCCAGGATCCTGCCGCCAAGGCCCTGCTCCTGTTTCCGATCAAAGCCCTGGAACAGGATCAACGGAAGATTCTGGAAGAATGGGCCCCAGGGCTTCCTTTTACCGGGAAAACCCTTTCGGCGATTTATGATGGGGACACCCCGGTTTCTCAAAGAAAAAAGATTCGACAGGCCCCTCCCCCTATTTTGATCTCTAATCCTGACATGCTTCATATGGGGATCCTCTCTTATCACGAGCAATGGAAGGAATTTTTCCAAAATCTGAAATTAGTGGTCCTGGACGAAGCCCATGTCTACAAAGGGATATTGGGAAGTCACCTGGTGCAGGTTATCCGGAGGTTGCGGCGAATTTGTCATCTCTACCAAAGTGCTCCCCAGTTTATCCTTTGTTCGGCGACCATTGCCGATCCCGGACTTTTTTCAGAGTCTCTCACCGGCCTTTCTTTTCAAGTGGTCCAGGAGTCCGGCTTCCCCTCCCCGGCCAAACATTTTCTTTTCCTGAACCCGGATATCAGCCCGGCGGTTGTGGGTGCCCGGCTCTTTACCTATTGTCTTTCCAAAGGGAAAAAGACCATCCTTTTTACGCAGGGCCGACGGGTAACCGAATTGATCCATATGTGGGTGGAACAAATGGCCCCGGGGTATAAAGGAAAGATCAGCTCTTACCGGGCCGGATTTTTGCCTGGGGAACGGCGGATAATCGAGCAAAGACTGGCATCAGGCGAATTACTGGGGGTCATTTCCACCAGTGCCCTGGAAATGGGCATCGATATCGGCAGTCTGGATGTCTGTTTACTGGTCGGTTATCCCGGCAGTGTAATCAATACCTGGCAGCGGGGGGGAAGGGTCGGGCGGAGTCAGCGGGAATCAGCCATCGTTTTGATCGCCCAGCCGGATGCCCTGGATCAATATTTTATCCGCCATCCGGAAGATTTTTTTGACCGCAGTTTTGAAACCGCAGTGGTCGATCCGGATAACAGCCCCATCCTCAAGGCCCATCTGACCTGTGCCGCAGCGGAAATCCCCCTTTCTCAAGAAGACCTTTTTTATAAGCCGTCCCTTTACCCGCAGGAGGTCCGGGATCTGGAAAAAGAAGGCCGTTTATTATTGACTGCCGCCGGGGAGGAATGGGTGTCGGCCAAGAAGCACCCTCACCGGGAGGTCAATATCCGGTCGGTCGGTGAAGCCTTTACGATATTAACCGGGAAAAAGGGTGAGGTCGTCGGGACCCTGGACGGTCTGAGGGCCTTTCGGGAGTGCCATCCCGGGGCCGTCTACCTCCATAGGGCCGAATCGTATCAGGTTGAACAATTGGATATTGCTGACCGGAACGTTTATGTCACCCGGAAGGAGGTCAATTATTACACCCGTATCGTGGCCCAGAAGGAAACCGAAATTATCCAAAAGGAGCGGGTCCGGCCGGTAGGAAACTTCCTGGTCAATTTTGGAAAGGTTCTGGTTACAGAGACCTTCACCGGTTATGAGAAACGGGCCATTCATGGGCAGGAACTCCTGGGGGTCTATCCCTTGGAACTCCCCCCCCAGACCTTTGAGACCGAGGGGTTGTGGATCGAGATCGAAGAAGTCGTTCAGAATCAGTTGAAGGATCAGGGCTTTCATGTGATGGGCGGCCTTCATGCCCTGGAACACGGGGCCATCAGCATCTTCCCTTTGTATGCCCTTTGCGACCGGGGGGATATTGGCGGCATCTGTTACCCCCATCATCCCCAGGTGGGGAAAGGGGCCATTTTTATCTATGACGGCTATCCCGGGGGGGTGGGGTTGGCCAAAAGGGGCTTTGAAATTATTGAAGGTCTTCTGGAAAAGACCCTCCATTTGATTTCCGAGTGTCCTTGTGAACAAGGCTGTCCTTCCTGTATCCACTCGCCGCAGTGCGGCTCAGGGAATAAACCGTTGGATAAACAGGGGGCTTTATATCTCAGTCAATTGCTCCTGGGGAAGATCCCGCTGAAGATTTCCCAGGGACACCCCCTTCCAATTGGGGAAATGGCCAAAGACCTGGCATTCCGAAAAACCGTTATCAGGAAAACACGGATCGGCTTTTTTGATCTGGAAACCCAGCGTCTGGCCGAGGAGGTCGGGGGGTGGGGAAATAAGCACCTGATGCGGGTGTCCGTAGGAGTCGTTTACGATAGTCAGGATGATTGTTTTCATCCCTACCGGGAAAAAGATATAATCCCTTTGTTGGCCCACTTGAAACAGTTCGATCTCCTGGTGGGCTTTAATATTAAAAGTTTTGACTATGGCGTCTTAAGAGGGTATTCTTCCTTTAATTTCGATTCTCTGCCGACCCTTGATCTGTTGGAGGATGTATTTTCCTGCTTGGGGTTTCGATTGAGCCTGGATCACCTGGCCCACAAGACGCTGGGAGTTCAAAAAAGCGGGAATGGTCTCCAGGCGGTTCAATGGTTCAGGGAAGGCTGCTGGGAACCATTGACCCATTACTGTCAGAAGGATGTGGAAATTACCAAATCCCTTTTTGAATTCGGACAAAAAAAAGGACATGTCCTTTTTGAAAACAAGGCTGGTCAGAGGCTCCGTTGTCCGGTCGATTGGAGTGTGGATCGGATCAAGAAGCTGTTAAAAGAGATAGAGAGAAGCCAAAAATGTTGA
- a CDS encoding zinc ribbon domain-containing protein, with the protein MPIYEYECQDCHKKSSFLIMNLEKEVPALRCKKCGGPRLNRIVSRVNVVKSEEARMESLADPSKLGGLDENDPKSVARWMKKMGKEMGEEMGGEDFDQMVDEAMSEADQGMGGGPSDLGEDL; encoded by the coding sequence ATGCCGATTTATGAATATGAATGTCAGGATTGTCATAAAAAGTCCTCATTCCTAATCATGAATTTGGAAAAAGAGGTTCCCGCGCTCCGCTGTAAAAAATGCGGCGGCCCGCGGTTGAACCGGATCGTTTCCCGGGTGAATGTCGTCAAATCCGAAGAAGCCCGGATGGAAAGCCTGGCCGATCCTTCCAAGCTTGGGGGTCTGGATGAGAATGATCCCAAAAGTGTGGCCCGATGGATGAAAAAGATGGGTAAGGAAATGGGTGAAGAGATGGGAGGCGAGGATTTTGATCAAATGGTGGATGAAGCCATGTCCGAAGCAGACCAGGGAATGGGAGGAGGCCCTTCTGACCTGGGGGAGGATCTGTGA